The following coding sequences are from one Hyalangium minutum window:
- a CDS encoding spondin domain-containing protein — MIKSHAGRVSTLLASALLASACGGEDEPQQPVEPTTFKVRLENVVPFTQLKSGVYNTRVGGTAPGPLAPGEAYEFSFTAGKGQKLAFASMLGQSNDWFFAPAAGGLELYENGNPISGDVTARVYLYDAGTEVDEEPAVGAHTGPNQGSSLDGPGAADANATVRRVTSPTTLSNGTMFDVPAVAAMIRVTVTPNAATRQFTVRIENVADDKSTLQTSQGPKPVRVSPGVWTLTAGGEPLFTEGQKDRGLGLEAIAEMGQVTGLAAELASTTGTATPVSPGLFLVTASGHTLFSVGKPDSGMGLERIAEEGNVTSLYESMKGHVSAQDMLGVFNTPEGASSPGPLRPGSAYTFEVSARPGDKLSFVTMYGMSNDWFFGTSSEGIALFDAMEQPVMGDFSSALRLYDAGTELSEELGIGPNTGPQQSGANMGMADTDMNVREVGSSVYGIPVTQHLKLTISR; from the coding sequence GTGGAGCCCACCACCTTCAAGGTGCGGCTCGAGAACGTGGTTCCCTTCACCCAGCTGAAGTCCGGCGTCTACAACACCCGCGTGGGCGGCACCGCGCCCGGCCCCCTGGCTCCGGGTGAGGCCTACGAGTTCTCCTTCACCGCCGGTAAGGGCCAGAAGCTGGCCTTCGCGTCCATGCTCGGCCAGTCCAATGACTGGTTCTTCGCCCCGGCCGCTGGCGGCCTCGAGCTCTACGAGAACGGCAACCCCATCTCCGGCGACGTCACCGCGCGCGTGTACCTCTATGACGCGGGCACCGAGGTGGACGAGGAGCCCGCCGTGGGCGCGCACACCGGCCCCAACCAGGGCTCCTCGCTGGACGGCCCGGGCGCCGCGGATGCCAACGCCACGGTGCGCCGCGTCACCTCGCCCACCACGCTGAGCAACGGGACGATGTTCGACGTGCCCGCGGTGGCCGCGATGATCCGCGTCACCGTCACCCCGAACGCGGCCACCCGCCAGTTCACCGTGCGCATCGAGAACGTCGCCGATGACAAGTCCACGCTGCAGACGTCGCAGGGCCCCAAGCCCGTGCGCGTCTCTCCGGGCGTGTGGACGCTCACCGCGGGCGGCGAGCCCCTCTTCACCGAAGGCCAGAAGGATCGCGGCCTGGGCCTCGAGGCCATCGCCGAGATGGGCCAGGTGACGGGGCTGGCGGCCGAGCTGGCCAGCACCACCGGCACGGCAACGCCCGTGTCTCCGGGCCTCTTCCTGGTCACCGCATCCGGGCACACGCTGTTCTCGGTGGGCAAGCCGGACAGCGGCATGGGCCTGGAGCGGATCGCCGAGGAGGGCAACGTCACCTCGCTCTATGAGTCCATGAAGGGCCACGTCTCCGCGCAGGACATGCTGGGCGTGTTCAACACCCCCGAGGGCGCCAGCAGCCCTGGCCCGCTGCGTCCCGGCTCGGCCTACACCTTCGAGGTGAGCGCGCGCCCCGGTGACAAGCTCTCCTTCGTGACGATGTACGGCATGTCCAACGACTGGTTCTTCGGCACGAGCTCGGAAGGCATCGCCCTGTTCGACGCCATGGAGCAGCCGGTGATGGGGGACTTCAGCTCCGCGCTGCGCCTGTATGACGCGGGCACCGAGCTGTCCGAGGAACTGGGCATCGGCCCCAACACGGGCCCGCAGCAGTCGGGCGCGAACATGGGCATGGCCGACACCGACATGAACGTCCGTGAGGTGGGCTCGTCGGTCTACGGCATCCCGGTCACCCAGCACCTGAAGCTGACCATCAGCCGCTAA
- a CDS encoding DUF1501 domain-containing protein, translating into MSDDTKKPGTLGRRGLLKGLGAAATAAAFPTLWLPNKAYAQTAARGEVEHLIYIRLAGGFRFTTAFNGDVADTFNPFGKSASRAAGTEWGPSAMLERASWLEGTEGEPRVELGMQKVTDFSNEICLLPCVDHEPFSARADGNHGTGLERFLTGYVGGTTSFLTYLNYGLREKVAQEASEGRTILPAFSLGEAGMALGSGIYAGYRPPVLDGNGFERFGFDPDSNVPAWAVNIANNLDQRFRDKVHQGVRPGVEAYQQTREATRAYGAIFRDPILRVDAFSQEVVDGISNRDLVTMFGDQGAGRSALLALRLFHFGCPAVFLNQGFYDFHSNEDDGLSDEMDEANRLISGLRTALKKMTHPKGGTYWDKTLVVLGSEFGRTGNGSKFNSAGGSDHSSDLATRWMSMPMMGGIIDRAAKGGKMLGQTRSSDLKALGQVYSYRAVCKTMLDLLGADHSTVFPADNPIQDLFA; encoded by the coding sequence ATGTCCGACGACACGAAGAAGCCAGGAACGCTCGGCCGCCGAGGGCTGCTCAAGGGGCTGGGAGCCGCCGCCACCGCCGCGGCCTTCCCCACGCTGTGGCTGCCGAACAAGGCCTACGCGCAGACTGCTGCCCGCGGTGAGGTGGAGCACCTCATCTACATCCGCCTCGCGGGCGGCTTCCGCTTCACCACCGCCTTCAACGGGGATGTGGCGGACACGTTCAACCCGTTTGGGAAGTCCGCTTCGCGGGCTGCGGGCACGGAGTGGGGCCCCAGCGCCATGCTGGAGCGCGCCAGCTGGCTCGAGGGCACCGAGGGCGAGCCCCGCGTCGAGCTGGGCATGCAGAAGGTGACGGACTTCTCCAACGAGATTTGCTTGCTGCCGTGCGTGGACCACGAGCCGTTCTCCGCGCGCGCGGACGGCAACCACGGCACGGGTCTGGAGCGCTTCCTCACCGGCTACGTGGGTGGCACCACCAGCTTCTTGACGTACCTGAACTACGGGCTGCGCGAGAAGGTGGCGCAGGAGGCGTCCGAGGGCCGCACCATCCTGCCGGCTTTCAGCCTCGGCGAGGCGGGCATGGCGCTGGGCAGCGGCATCTATGCCGGCTACCGGCCGCCGGTGCTGGACGGCAACGGCTTCGAGCGGTTCGGGTTCGATCCGGACTCGAACGTGCCAGCCTGGGCGGTGAACATCGCCAACAATCTGGACCAGCGCTTCCGGGACAAGGTGCACCAGGGCGTGCGCCCGGGCGTGGAGGCCTACCAGCAGACGCGCGAGGCCACGCGGGCCTACGGCGCCATCTTCCGGGACCCCATTCTGCGGGTGGACGCGTTCTCGCAGGAGGTGGTGGACGGCATCAGCAATCGCGATCTGGTGACGATGTTCGGGGACCAGGGGGCGGGCCGCTCCGCGCTGCTGGCGCTGCGGCTGTTCCACTTTGGCTGCCCGGCGGTGTTCCTCAACCAGGGCTTCTATGACTTCCACTCGAACGAGGACGATGGGCTCTCGGACGAGATGGACGAGGCCAACCGGCTGATCAGCGGCCTGCGGACGGCGCTCAAGAAGATGACGCACCCCAAGGGCGGCACCTACTGGGACAAGACGCTGGTGGTGCTCGGCAGCGAGTTCGGCCGCACGGGCAACGGCAGCAAGTTCAACTCGGCGGGCGGCAGCGACCACTCCAGTGATTTGGCCACGCGCTGGATGTCCATGCCGATGATGGGCGGCATCATCGACCGTGCAGCCAAGGGCGGAAAGATGCTCGGCCAGACGCGGTCCTCGGACCTGAAGGCCCTGGGCCAGGTGTACTCCTACCGCGCTGTGTGCAAGACGATGCTGGACTTGCTCGGCGCGGACCACAGCACCGTCTTCCCGGCGGACAACCCGATCCAGGATCTCTTCGCATGA